TTACTGAACCAGATTTAAAGATGTGGGAAAAACGACTATATTTATGTCTTTTGCATTTAGGTACACGTAATTTAACCTGAGGAAAAACTTAAGTATTATTGTTTTATATCTATTTTAAATCCAGAGGTGATCATATGGAAAAAGAACATAACAAAGAAGTCAGCTACAGATTTGAATGTAAATATAAAGGAGCGGGACTGACTCACTATGTTGTACAGAGTGAGGACTCTCCTTTCTGATTTTTCATGAGGTGCTGAAGTGCTTGAAGACATAGCGTTTGGAGATTTTAATATAAAAATCGACCCTGAAAGTAGCTTCTGGGCAACTGGCGATAACAAAAAAATTGAAGCTTTTTATTCTGGAGTCAGGGAAGAGCTTATAAAGGAAATGAAAGACTTCAGATATAACAGAGAGCTTATTCTTCTTTATGTAAATCCCACAGATAGATGCAATGCAAGCTGTCCTTACTGCTATCTTCCAAGTAAGATAAAAACAAGACAGAAAAATATGAGTTATGAAGAGCTGGCAGAGATAGCTGAAAAGGCTATAGTGTATTTTGAAAAAAAAGGAATTAAGGGCTCTATTGTCTTCCATGGCAGTGAACCACTGCTGAATAAAGAGAATATCTTTAAAATCATTGAAGATTATAATGATAATATAAATTTCGGCATCCAGACCAATGGTTTTTTTCTTACAGAGGAGGATGTGGGCTTTATTAAAGACAGAGCTGTTAATACTGGTATGTCTCTTGATTCTCCTGATAGAAAGATAAATGATTATCTGAGAGGGGAAGGGCATCACAGTAAAATACTGGAGGCTCTGGATTGGTTTGATGGCTACCCTGCTTTGAATGTGGTCACAACAATCACAGGATATAATATGACTCAGCTTTCTGACATGATTGAATTTCTTCACAGCCACAAGGTTTCGCTAAGTTTGATGAATCCTGTGCGAGGAACTCAGAGAGCTTCCATGGCATTCAGGCCCGACCCCTTGAAGATGGCCGGAGAATTCATAAAGGCAGTGGATAAATCCATTGAACTCACAAAGACCGGAAGGAGGATAGTTATTGGTGACTTTGCCAATATAATTCTTGGTATTGTTGCTCCGGCTGCAAGAGTGCTTATGTGCGATATCTCGCCATGTGGAGCTGGAAGAAGATTTTTTGCAGTCAGTGCGGAAGGCTCAAGCTATCCATGCGGCGAATTTATAGGCATGGAAAAGTTTTCCGGAGGAAATATTTTCTCAGATTCAATTGGCAAAATCTCAAGCTCTGAAAACTTCAGAAAGGTGATGGAGAGAACAGTTGAAGGGATTGATGAATGTAAAACCTGCAACTTGAGAAATATATGCGGTTCACCTTGTCCTGCTGAGTTATATTCCAGTGAGGGGAGTATGTATGGAAAGAGCTACTACTGTGATTTTTATAAAAAGGTGGTTGAATATGCATTCAGGGTGATTATTAAGGATGATATATGGTATGTGCTCAGAAAATCAGCGCTCAGAGAGAAATACAGGATTAGTTAATAACCCATCTTTATAATATAAATTATTATCAGGAAAAGTTCTGGTTTTCAGTAATTTCCCAATTTAAATCTGAAGTTAAATTTCTCTTTATTCGAAGAGGTGGTACTCTGGAGGCTCCTATTTGTAATGTCTGCCTGTCTTCTTCTGAGCTATGCGACAATTGCAGGAGCAGAGTACAAGAGCTTGGTATTTCTGAGGAAGCAATTGAATTCTTCAGAGATGTAAAGAAGCTCTCTGAAAAAGACATGATGCTCCAGAAAGTGCACCTGCTGGGTGCTGAGCTTGAAGATAATCTTCTTGTGGTTCTTGTTAAAAAAGGTGAAGGCGGTGTAATAATCGGACGGCATGGCAAGGTGGCAAAGCATCTTGAAAAGATGTTAGGAAAGAAAATAAGGGTGCTTGAGGTACCCTACAGCTACTATGATGCTGCTCTATCCATTCTCAAACCAGCAAGAATCCTTGGCATAAATCTTCTTTTTCAGCTTAAGGGAAAGGAGAGGTACAAGGTGAGGGTGCAAAAATGGGGTATGATAAAACTGCCCAGTGATATAAGTTCTCTTGAGAAGTTGCTCACAAGATTTATGGGTAAAGAGGTAGTTCTCTATTTTGAGTAATATGCTTGAAGATATAATTGCAACAAAATCAGAGCGTTTATTGAATAAAAAAATCGCCCTATGCATAACAGGAAGTATTGCTGCTGTGGAATGTGTCAGGCTTGCAAGGGAACTTATAAGGTATGGAGCAGAGGTAAGAGCTTATTTAACGCCCTCTGTAGGAGAGATAATCACCCCCAGAGCTATTGAATTTGCCACGGGTACTGCACCTGTTACAGAAATCACAGGCAGAGTAGAACATCTCGAAAAATTTGATCTGGTTTTAATAGCTCCGGCATCAGCAAATACTATCTCAAAAATAGCTCATGGTATAGCAGATACTCCTGTTACTCTTCTGGCTCTCTCGTCCCAGGCAGAGCTTTTAATAGCTCCAGCCATGCACAGGAGTATGCTCACCAATGCAGTTATCAGGAAGAATATTGAAAAGCTAAAAGAACTTGGCATCACCTTTATTTCTCCTGAAGAGGAGGAAGGTGCGGGTAAACTTGCATCCATTGAAGAAATTGTAGATTATACAATAAAACTTCTCACGCCTCCAATACTGGCAGGAAAAAAAGTTGTGGTAACTGGTGGAGCAACCATCGAGGATATAGATGATGTGAGAGTTATCACAAACAGAAGTTCAGGTAAGATGGGAATAGCTCTGGCTAAGGAAGCATTCTATCTGGGTGCCAGGGTGGTTTTAATTCATGGTAGAGTTACTGAATCTCTCCCTGTATATATTGAGACTATTAAATCCGAAAGAATTGATGAGATGTTAAAAGCTGTTGAAAATGAAGCAAAGGATACTGATATTCTCATATCTGCAGCAGCTATTGGAGATTTTACTGTAAAGAAGTTTAAAGGTAAACTGGATTCGCGGAAGGATAAGCTTATCCTTGAGCTCACACCTTCTCCCAAAATTCTGGCTTTAATCAAAAGTTTTTCCTGCTTCAAAGTTGGATTTAAAGCCTTACCGGAAGGAGATGATATGAAGCTTATTGAAGCTTCAAGAAATATACTGAAAGAACATTCTCTGGACCTGGTTATTGCCAACGATATTACCATGGCTGCGGGAAGCAATGAGAATGAAGTCATTATCATCTCTGAAAATGAGGTTTTAAAGCTTCCAAGAGCTTCTAAAGCCAAGATAAGCTCTTCTATATTTAAGGAAATCCTCAAGAGGTTCAGCTAGATGAGAGCAAAAGCATTTTCGCCCTGTCACATCACAGGCTTTTTTGGTGTTCATATAAATAAAAACCCAATGAGAAGTGGCTCTTCTGGTGCTGGTATTGTCCTTGACAGAGGGGTTACAACCGAAGTTAAGGTCGAGGAGGCTGAGAAGCGGAAAATTGAAATTCATGCCAACTCTGAACTCTGTGACTGTCCAGTTACAGAGAGTGTTATAAAGGCTATGATATGTTCTTCTCCTTTGAGGATAGAGGTTAATCATAGTATTGATATGCCAATGATGCAGGGTTTTGGTGTGAGCGGTGCGGGAGCACTGGGTACAGCCTTTGCATTGAATAAGGCACTGGAGCTTGGCTTTTCTGATATGGAGCTTGGCAGGTTTGCCCATATAGCCGAGGTGGAGAATTTAACTGGTTTAGGTGATGTTATAGCAGAGCTTTCAGGCGGTTTTGTTGTCAGAAAAAAAGCAGGAGCACCAGGCACAGGCGAGGTGCTGAAGTTTGAAGAAGAGGCTGAAGTTTACTGCTTTGTAGTTGATTCAGCTATATCCACAAAGGATATTCTCTCTGATGGCGATGCACAAAAAAAAATAAATAGCGCTGCAGAGAAAAGCCTGAAGATACTGCTGAAAAGTCCAAGTCTGGAAAACTTTCTTAAAGTTTCAAGGGAATTTTCAGATACCTCTGGCCTGATTAGTCATGGAGTAAAAGATGCTGTTGATATACTTGAGGCAGGAGGAGTAAACTCAAGTATGTGTATGCTCGGTGGAAGTATATTTAGCTTCAGTGAAGAGGCGGAAGATTTAATAGACCTGCCTTATATAAAGGCTAACATAAAATATGAAGGGGCGAAGCTAATATGAGCAGGATAAGAGTAAATATAAGAAATACTCTCATAACAGGTTTGCTGGTGCTTTTACCTCTCGGAGTGACCTTTTACATACTTTTCTTTATGTTTGAATTTTTTGATGGTATATTGAGGCCAGTGATTCAGAAGGCATTCGGCTATTATTTCCCGGGTACTGGAATAGTTGCCATAATTCTGGTGATTTTCCTTCTGGGTATTTTTGTAAGAATTACTGTTGGCAGGAAGCTTTTTGATTTTCTCGAGGAGGCTATAGATAGAATTCCAATGATAAGAACAATCTATTCTGTGGTGAAGTATGCCAGTCATACAATGCTTTTTCAGGATGGTAGCGAGTTCAAAGGTGTTGTGCTCATTGAATATCCTAGAAAAGGGGTCTATACCATAGGTTTTACCACAGGTACTACTGTCAGAGAGATTCAGGATTTGACAGAAGAAAAGGTTATAAATATATTTGTACCCACTTCACCCAATCCAACTTCCGGTTATGTTGTTCAAATTCCTGAGAAAGATGTGATTCATATGAAGATGACAGTTGAAGAGGGAGTCAAACTTATAATCTCAGGAGGTTTCCTGAATCAATGATACCAGAGGGTCATCCCAGGTATGAGAGTCTTAAGATAAGGGAAAAATTAGCTGAAGGCTACAGGGATGGTTTTACAGTACTTGAAGGTCTAATTGCCCATGGGAGAGGGGAAGCTTTCAATTATCTTCTTGGAGAGATAACAGTTCCTCCGGCAAGAGAGGCAATAAAAGCTGGAGCTGCTCTGCTTTTTCTTGCGGAAGCACCGGTTATCTCGGTCAATGGCAACACTGCTGCTCTATGCCCTGAAGCCATGGTAGAACTTTCAAAAGCTCTTAAGGCAAAGCTTGAAGTGAATCTCTTCTACAGGAATGAAGATAGAGTTGAGAGAATAAAAAGAAAACTCCTTGAGTGCGGAGCGGATGAGGTTCTAACTGAATACAGTGCAGATATTCCCGGGCTCGGCAGTGAGAGAAGGAAAGTTTCAAGAGAAGGTATATATTCAGGTGATGTTGTCCTTGTTGCTATAGAAGATGGAGACAGGACAGAGGCTCTTGTCAGGCAGGGAAAAAAGGTTGTAGCCATAGATTTAAATCCTCTCTCCAGGACTGCAAGGGAGGCTACAGTAACTATAGTGGATGATGTTATTAGGGTTCTGCCTGCCTTAACAGAGGAAGTTAAGCATTTCAGCAATAGAAATGAAGCTATGAGAGTGCTCAGAAGTTATGACCGAGACAGAAACCTCCAGGAAGTTCTCAATTATATAATTAAGTTTCTGACTGGCACCCTCTCACGTTAAAGTCTGTAGGGAGTCTATATACAAGATTTTCTAATGTTATACATTTTTTAAAAATTGATGAAGAGTATACCCGAGCTTATCAAAGAGGGTGAAGGTGGGAATGTGGAGTTCAAGGAGTTTCTTAGCAGAGACTTTCATCTGAAGAGGAAGGAGAGGAGAGAGAGTCTTGCATCTCAGATGAAGTATAGGCTTAACCTTGGCTCCGGAACTGCTGTTTATATTCTTGGCGTTCAGGACAATGGGACTCCTGTTGGTTTAACCAGAGAAAAACTTGAAGAGAGCCTTGAGGTTATTGAAGAGATTGCAAGGGAAGTTGGTCTTGGCATTAAGGAGACCGAGGTTGTGAAGAACAATGGAAGACTTATCTGCAGGGCAACAATAAGCAGGGAAAGACTGGATAAAAATCATCTGTTAATTGCCACAGCAGGTCACGTTGACCATGGAAAGAGTACTCTCATAGGCACTTTGATTTCTGGTATTCTTGATAATGGGAATGGCAAAACAAGAGCTTTTCTTGATACTCTCAAGCATGAAATCGAACGTGGTCTTAGTGCAGATTTATCCTATGCAGTTTATGGTTTTACAAGCAGCGGCAGGGTTATCTATCTTTCAAATCCTCTCAGCAAAAAGAGCAGAGCAGATGTTGTTGCAAAAGCAAAGAAACTTGTCAGTTTTGTTGACACTGTGGGGCATGAACCCTGGTTAAGAACAACCATAAGGGGAATTGTAGGACAGAAGCTGGACTATGGGCTTCTTGTAATAGCAGCTGATGATGGAATTACAAGTATAACTAAAGAACATCTCGGTATTCTTATAGCCATGGATATCCCTGTTATTATAGCAATTACCAAGGTAGATATGGTAAGGGATATTTATGCACTTGAGAGAGAGATTGATGAGCTTCTTTCTCTTGTTGGTAGAGTTGGAAAGAGAATAAGAGATGAGAGAGATATAAGGCAGCTTTGCAGCCTTTCGAATCTTTCTGTGCTTGTACCAGTTGTGCTTACTTCTGCCAGAACTGGCCTGGGCATGGAGCTTCTTAACAGGCTTTTCTATTCGCTTCCAGAGAGGCCGGGTCTTGATTTTAATGCAGATTTTATGATGTATATTGATAAGGTCTACAATGTGCCAGGAGTAGGGCTGGTGGTGAGCGGAAGTGTGAAACAGGGAAGCCTTAAAGTCGGCGATACACTTCATCTGGGGCCGGATTATTCGGGTACATTTCATGAGGTAAGAGTTGCAAGTATCGAGCTTCACTACTACAGTGTTGAGAGTGCTCAGGTGGGAGAGATTGTAGGTGTGGCACTGAAAGGTTATAAAGGTGAGGTAAGGCGTGGCATGGTTCTGACACACAAAAAGAATCTAAAAGCTGTGAAGAGCTTTGAAGCAAATGTTGCAATACTCAATCACCCCACAAGAATAGCTGAAGGTTATGAACCCATAATTCACCTTGAAACTATCTCAGAAACTGTTACTCTCGAGCCTCTCGAAAAGGATTTTCTTGCAGCAGGAGATAGAGGTAGAGTCAGAATGAGTTTCAAGTATTCCTCTTATTATATAGAGGAGGGGATGAAATTTATATTCAGAGAAGGGAGGAGTAAGGGAATAGGAGTTGTGACAAGGGTGAACTCATGAAGCTTCTTATATTTCATGCCAATCAGTGCAACCCCAAGAGATGCACTGCAGCGAAGCTCAAGAGGCATGGAGAGGTGGTATATGTGAGACCTCGAGGGGTTCCAGCAGGTTCAGTTCTCCTTTCTCCCTTTGCACTGAAGGCTCTATCAAAGGAAGATGCTGGTGCTCCTGCTCTTCTTGCCGTAGACTGCTCATGGAAAAAGGTTGAAGAGGTTTTCAGTGAAATTAAGTCAAGGCTAATTTCACGAACTCTTCCACTGCTTGTTGCAGCAAACCCTGTAAACTATGGAAAAATTTCAAAATTGAGTACTGCAGAAGCTCTCGCAGGTGCCCTATATATTATGGGTTTCAGGGCTGATGCAGAAAAAATCATGAATAAATTTAAATGGGGAAAAAGCTTCCTTGACTTAAATGGGCAGCTTCTCGAAGATTATAGCAATAGTAAGAACAGTACCGAGGTACTGGAAATTCAGAAAGATTACTTTTTCTGATATTTATTTTATCTTAGCCTGCTGTATCTGTAGAGCAGATTCAGAATACCTTCAGACATCTCTTCCGGAATTATCTCTTCTTCAGTCTTATCTTTGATATAATTCCTTGCTTCGTTTATTCCCAGATTTGAAGCCTTTGAATAGATTGTGGCAAAAACAGGGTGTCTGTGGTCTTCTTCGGGCATATTACTCAAAATTTGCTTGAGGTCATAACGAAAATCATCAACTCTATGCATATTTAACATTCTTCTCTTTTTAGCAGAACCTTCTTTGTTTATCCTTTTCTTTACAAACTTTCTTCTTCTCCTCAATAAATCACATCCAGTATCCCTTTATAGTAAATCATAACAGGAAAAATAGTTTTTGGTAAGTTATTTTGGTAAGTTGTATGCATATGTGCTGTTTCATACTTAACTTATAATTTCCAGCCAGTTCCTTCAACAGAAATTATATAATGATTATCCAGTTCTTTCTTATCAAATTTTACTCCAAGAATCTTCTCAGTGAGTTCAATATTGGTCAGAAGGTGCCCTGTAAGTCTCCTCACAAGAAAAGAAGTTCTGCCTCTGGCAAGAGCTGCAAATGGGATAATCTGATCCGCCATATAGACATCTAGAGTTGCTGGAGAGTTTATCTCTTCAATAAGCTTCATTGCTGCTTCTCTCCCCACTTTCTCTGCAGATTTTCCAATTTCTCCAATAACACTGGAGCCCAGAGAACATTTCTGGTAATCTGCCCATAGAGTGATACCTGTACCTGTTGAAAGCTCTTTTCTTACTTCTATATCAATCTCAGCTTTAATGTGTGGAAGTACCTCTTCTACAGCTTTCGCCTCTCTTTTCACTATATGTTCAGGAAGATTGGAGCAGTGGGCTCTTCCTCTGATACCTATGAGCTTCCCTCTCTCTTTAAATTCATAACCTTCTATCAAATCAACTCCTGATATCTCCACTTTTACCTTTCCATTTCCCTTCGGGTAGTAACCTCTGGCTATAAGCTCCATATCAGCTTTAACTCCAAGATAATTTAAATTTTTTAAGAGAACCTGAGAGAAGTAATCACAGGCTGGTGACCATCTGACGTCTGTACCTCCTTTGATTTTCAGGGTTATATTATGGTATATTGTAGCAGGTAGCAATGCCTGCAGGAGAAGAGTGATGCTTCCTGCAGTACCTATATCTATTGAATATTCACCCTCCTTTATTTTCGAAGGTGTAAATATAACTCTTGTTGAACCAGGTTTTGCTCCCTTTACCTCTCCTGAGAATATTTTTCTGAATGCCAGAATTGTTGTGAGGTGTTGCATTGCAAGGCCAGGTTTTGGCCTCTTAACCCTTATATTAAAAATCTCTATTGGTTCCTGAAGCAATGCTGATAGAGCCAGAGAGGTTCTGAAAATCTGACCTCCTCCTTCACCCTGTGAGCCATCTATTCTCAGCATCACTCAAACCTGCCAGATAGATAGGATTTTATTTTGTCTGTGGTTGAGTTTCTCAACCTCTTGATTAAATAAATATGCTCATCTAAATCTATCCCAGAGTCTTCAAGGATAAAGTTTATTCCCTGCCTTCGCAGGAAAATTAGAAGTGCCTTTATCTTCTCTTCCGAGTTGACTCTTACTCTGAAATCTTCAGTAAGCACATCCCCATCCATGACTTTCCTTATACTCCTCACCATGGGAAAAAGAATACTCTTTCCCAGTCTCATAGCCCTTGCTTCAAGTTCTTCTTCACCCTCTTCCCACTCGGCTGCCTGATAGCCCTCTCTAATTATCCTTGAAAAAAAGAAATCCCTACCATATTCATAGGGATATCTGAATGCATAGGCAAGGTCTGACGTATTTGTCTCTGAAGGAGTATACTTTACAGGAGAAAGCTTCATTTCAGGGTCTTTTATAACCACGCCTTCTCTACCTTCTCTGCCAAGCTCCCTGACAATCTCAAAGATACTGTCAATCTCCCCCTTTCTATAAGTTCCAAGTAGTCTTACGCTTTTAAGCTGATATTTCTCAAGAAGGGAGTTCCTTTCTTCAATGGGAAGTGCTTTGTTTGTGCTCTTGTATCTCAAATCAAAACAGAAAAATCCAAAGCGTTCTGCCTCCAGATATTCATGTGCGACATACGGGTTTTCCATACCAACAACTTCACCGCATACAACGAGCTCTTGATTATATTTAAGAAATTTCAGAAGGTTTTCATCTTCTTCAAGCTTTGATGTGGTATAGGGGCATACAAAACCCCCCCTTGTTATGGCAACAAACTTTCCATCTACAAGAGCTGCTCTCACATTGTAGCCATTCATTTTTTCCTCAATAACTACATTATCCTTAAAGTGCTTTTGAAGCATGGGCTCAAGGTAAAAGGCTCTTCTGATTCTTGGAAATCCTCTTATAACTTCAATACTATCTCCGAGGAACACAGAAGTTCCTTTCTCGACATGCCTGAGTTCCTTTCTGAAGAGAATATAAGGTGGCGAGAAGTCATCTATGAGGAAGGCATTTTTCCTTTCCATGGCACCCTTCAAACGCCATTTCTCAATTCTCAGAGCTTCAGCAACACTTTCAAGCTCCATTAACTCAGCTCATTGGTAAAGCTTTATAATATCCTTTTTTGTGACTATTCCCACAAGAGTTTTTTCTCTGACAACAGGCAGACCTGAAAAACCATGACCCAGCATGATTTTTGCTGCTTCTCCTGCAGTGGTATCCTCGCTTATTGTTATTACATTCTGGTTCATAACATCTTCTACAAGGAGATTTCTTATTCTGTTTGCCTGATGGCTGTCAGCATTCTTCTTGAAGGCTGCCATGGCTCTCCCAAGCTGCCTCTGTGTAATTATTCCAGCTATATTGAAGTCCTCTACAACTATTAGCCTGCCCACATTATCGTCCAGCATCAAGCGTCTTGCGTGTACCGCTCTATCTGTAGTTAAAACTGTAATTACGGGGTTACTCATAATTTCTTTTACAGGCACACTGGAATCTGTCAGTGGCTTAAG
This window of the archaeon BMS3Bbin15 genome carries:
- a CDS encoding anaerobic sulfatase-maturating enzyme, whose product is MLEDIAFGDFNIKIDPESSFWATGDNKKIEAFYSGVREELIKEMKDFRYNRELILLYVNPTDRCNASCPYCYLPSKIKTRQKNMSYEELAEIAEKAIVYFEKKGIKGSIVFHGSEPLLNKENIFKIIEDYNDNINFGIQTNGFFLTEEDVGFIKDRAVNTGMSLDSPDRKINDYLRGEGHHSKILEALDWFDGYPALNVVTTITGYNMTQLSDMIEFLHSHKVSLSLMNPVRGTQRASMAFRPDPLKMAGEFIKAVDKSIELTKTGRRIVIGDFANIILGIVAPAARVLMCDISPCGAGRRFFAVSAEGSSYPCGEFIGMEKFSGGNIFSDSIGKISSSENFRKVMERTVEGIDECKTCNLRNICGSPCPAELYSSEGSMYGKSYYCDFYKKVVEYAFRVIIKDDIWYVLRKSALREKYRIS
- a CDS encoding transcription elongation factor NusA-like protein, with the translated sequence MMLQKVHLLGAELEDNLLVVLVKKGEGGVIIGRHGKVAKHLEKMLGKKIRVLEVPYSYYDAALSILKPARILGINLLFQLKGKERYKVRVQKWGMIKLPSDISSLEKLLTRFMGKEVVLYFE
- the coaBC gene encoding coenzyme A biosynthesis bifunctional protein CoaBC; the protein is MLEDIIATKSERLLNKKIALCITGSIAAVECVRLARELIRYGAEVRAYLTPSVGEIITPRAIEFATGTAPVTEITGRVEHLEKFDLVLIAPASANTISKIAHGIADTPVTLLALSSQAELLIAPAMHRSMLTNAVIRKNIEKLKELGITFISPEEEEGAGKLASIEEIVDYTIKLLTPPILAGKKVVVTGGATIEDIDDVRVITNRSSGKMGIALAKEAFYLGARVVLIHGRVTESLPVYIETIKSERIDEMLKAVENEAKDTDILISAAAIGDFTVKKFKGKLDSRKDKLILELTPSPKILALIKSFSCFKVGFKALPEGDDMKLIEASRNILKEHSLDLVIANDITMAAGSNENEVIIISENEVLKLPRASKAKISSSIFKEILKRFS
- a CDS encoding homoserine kinase, whose amino-acid sequence is MRAKAFSPCHITGFFGVHINKNPMRSGSSGAGIVLDRGVTTEVKVEEAEKRKIEIHANSELCDCPVTESVIKAMICSSPLRIEVNHSIDMPMMQGFGVSGAGALGTAFALNKALELGFSDMELGRFAHIAEVENLTGLGDVIAELSGGFVVRKKAGAPGTGEVLKFEEEAEVYCFVVDSAISTKDILSDGDAQKKINSAAEKSLKILLKSPSLENFLKVSREFSDTSGLISHGVKDAVDILEAGGVNSSMCMLGGSIFSFSEEAEDLIDLPYIKANIKYEGAKLI
- the tufA gene encoding elongation factor Tu, giving the protein MKSIPELIKEGEGGNVEFKEFLSRDFHLKRKERRESLASQMKYRLNLGSGTAVYILGVQDNGTPVGLTREKLEESLEVIEEIAREVGLGIKETEVVKNNGRLICRATISRERLDKNHLLIATAGHVDHGKSTLIGTLISGILDNGNGKTRAFLDTLKHEIERGLSADLSYAVYGFTSSGRVIYLSNPLSKKSRADVVAKAKKLVSFVDTVGHEPWLRTTIRGIVGQKLDYGLLVIAADDGITSITKEHLGILIAMDIPVIIAITKVDMVRDIYALEREIDELLSLVGRVGKRIRDERDIRQLCSLSNLSVLVPVVLTSARTGLGMELLNRLFYSLPERPGLDFNADFMMYIDKVYNVPGVGLVVSGSVKQGSLKVGDTLHLGPDYSGTFHEVRVASIELHYYSVESAQVGEIVGVALKGYKGEVRRGMVLTHKKNLKAVKSFEANVAILNHPTRIAEGYEPIIHLETISETVTLEPLEKDFLAAGDRGRVRMSFKYSSYYIEEGMKFIFREGRSKGIGVVTRVNS
- the rtcA gene encoding RNA 3'-terminal phosphate cyclase — translated: MLRIDGSQGEGGGQIFRTSLALSALLQEPIEIFNIRVKRPKPGLAMQHLTTILAFRKIFSGEVKGAKPGSTRVIFTPSKIKEGEYSIDIGTAGSITLLLQALLPATIYHNITLKIKGGTDVRWSPACDYFSQVLLKNLNYLGVKADMELIARGYYPKGNGKVKVEISGVDLIEGYEFKERGKLIGIRGRAHCSNLPEHIVKREAKAVEEVLPHIKAEIDIEVRKELSTGTGITLWADYQKCSLGSSVIGEIGKSAEKVGREAAMKLIEEINSPATLDVYMADQIIPFAALARGRTSFLVRRLTGHLLTNIELTEKILGVKFDKKELDNHYIISVEGTGWKL
- a CDS encoding ATP dependent DNA ligase domain protein, translated to MELESVAEALRIEKWRLKGAMERKNAFLIDDFSPPYILFRKELRHVEKGTSVFLGDSIEVIRGFPRIRRAFYLEPMLQKHFKDNVVIEEKMNGYNVRAALVDGKFVAITRGGFVCPYTTSKLEEDENLLKFLKYNQELVVCGEVVGMENPYVAHEYLEAERFGFFCFDLRYKSTNKALPIEERNSLLEKYQLKSVRLLGTYRKGEIDSIFEIVRELGREGREGVVIKDPEMKLSPVKYTPSETNTSDLAYAFRYPYEYGRDFFFSRIIREGYQAAEWEEGEEELEARAMRLGKSILFPMVRSIRKVMDGDVLTEDFRVRVNSEEKIKALLIFLRRQGINFILEDSGIDLDEHIYLIKRLRNSTTDKIKSYLSGRFE
- the opuBA gene encoding choline transport ATP-binding protein OpuBA — encoded protein: MKVDEIMAEEVVTIHKDRKLSDALDTMEKHRVSRLLVVNGSELIGIITERDILDTLGSGKHGNVLPSRLHVSSAISKNLITINRKADLKEAAELMLKMNIRSLPVVNSQLEGIVTTTDLLKPLTDSSVPVKEIMSNPVITVLTTDRAVHARRLMLDDNVGRLIVVEDFNIAGIITQRQLGRAMAAFKKNADSHQANRIRNLLVEDVMNQNVITISEDTTAGEAAKIMLGHGFSGLPVVREKTLVGIVTKKDIIKLYQ